A genome region from Alteripontixanthobacter maritimus includes the following:
- a CDS encoding DNA polymerase III subunit gamma/tau, protein MGESETPELDENTPSAAELEAAGQAAMFGAPPKESSEPGKPAADAPVPEPASAAKAEPPVKSATAPATDPSQPYRVLARKYRPQTFSELIGQEPMVRTLGNAIARDRLAHAFLMTGVRGVGKTSTARLIAKALNCIGPDGQGGPTIQSCGVCEPCVAIAEGRHIDVIEMDAASHTGVDDVREIIEAVRYAAVSARYKIYIIDEVHMLSRNAFNALLKTLEEPPAHVKFLFATTEVEKLPVTVLSRTQRFDLRRIPADMLADHFGSICRQEGVEAGDEALRMIAAAAEGSVRDGLSILDQAIAHADLENEAKVTADRVRDMLGLADKGAQRRLLAALLEGDATALLDAIADQYALGVEPLALMRGLMDLCHRITVTKLGGEGAAAALGAASEDERQALESWANALLPGQLHRLWQLLLKGHGEVRQAPDPLVAAQMALLRALHAADMPDPGSLVKTLEEMAASAAANPAAGASSTDAGTSAAQSAAAGPDFPELVSRIERSGKTGALLLATKMKMQVEVISLEPGHLVYRLADGFTDDLGPDLRQALLDVTGTRWQVELGSGDAEAAPTMVAADRAAHDARRAETRRHPLVEATFAAFPDAEIVETDENAPTSYTRSA, encoded by the coding sequence ATGGGCGAATCCGAAACACCGGAACTGGACGAGAACACACCGAGCGCGGCGGAGCTGGAGGCAGCAGGCCAGGCGGCGATGTTCGGCGCGCCGCCGAAAGAAAGCTCCGAGCCAGGAAAACCCGCTGCTGATGCTCCCGTGCCGGAGCCCGCCTCCGCCGCGAAGGCCGAACCGCCAGTGAAGAGCGCAACCGCGCCTGCCACCGATCCATCGCAGCCATACCGCGTTCTTGCTCGCAAATACCGGCCGCAGACGTTCAGCGAACTGATCGGGCAGGAACCGATGGTCCGCACGCTGGGGAACGCGATTGCGCGCGACCGGCTGGCCCACGCCTTCCTGATGACCGGCGTGCGCGGGGTTGGGAAGACATCCACCGCGCGGCTGATTGCCAAGGCGCTGAACTGCATCGGACCTGACGGACAGGGCGGTCCGACGATTCAGTCCTGCGGGGTGTGCGAACCGTGCGTGGCGATTGCGGAAGGCCGCCATATCGATGTGATCGAGATGGACGCTGCCAGCCATACCGGCGTCGACGATGTGCGCGAGATTATCGAGGCGGTGCGCTATGCCGCCGTATCGGCGCGCTACAAGATCTACATCATCGATGAAGTCCACATGCTCAGCCGCAACGCCTTCAACGCGTTGCTTAAAACGCTCGAGGAACCGCCGGCTCACGTCAAATTCCTGTTCGCCACGACCGAGGTGGAGAAGCTGCCGGTCACCGTGCTCAGCCGGACGCAGCGGTTCGACCTGCGGCGCATTCCGGCCGATATGCTGGCCGATCATTTCGGCAGCATCTGCCGCCAGGAAGGCGTCGAGGCTGGCGACGAGGCGCTGCGCATGATCGCGGCCGCCGCCGAAGGGTCGGTGCGCGACGGGCTGTCGATTCTCGACCAGGCCATCGCGCATGCCGATCTTGAAAACGAGGCGAAGGTTACGGCCGACCGGGTGCGCGATATGCTGGGTCTGGCCGACAAGGGGGCACAGCGCCGGTTGCTCGCCGCCTTGCTGGAAGGCGATGCCACCGCGCTGCTGGATGCGATTGCCGATCAGTATGCGCTGGGGGTCGAGCCGCTGGCACTGATGCGCGGGTTGATGGATCTGTGCCACCGAATCACCGTGACCAAGCTGGGCGGCGAGGGCGCTGCGGCAGCGCTGGGCGCAGCGAGCGAGGACGAACGGCAGGCACTGGAAAGCTGGGCGAACGCGCTACTTCCGGGGCAGTTGCACCGGCTGTGGCAATTGCTGCTGAAGGGGCATGGCGAGGTGCGTCAGGCGCCCGACCCGCTGGTCGCCGCGCAGATGGCGCTGCTCCGCGCGCTTCACGCGGCCGATATGCCAGACCCCGGCTCGCTGGTGAAAACGCTGGAGGAAATGGCGGCGAGCGCAGCGGCCAATCCCGCTGCGGGGGCCTCGTCTACTGACGCCGGGACCTCGGCCGCTCAATCAGCTGCCGCCGGACCTGATTTCCCCGAACTCGTGTCGCGTATCGAACGCTCCGGCAAAACCGGCGCATTGCTGCTGGCAACCAAGATGAAGATGCAGGTCGAGGTAATCTCGCTTGAACCGGGCCATCTGGTCTACCGGCTGGCGGATGGCTTTACGGACGATCTCGGTCCCGATCTGCGGCAAGCGCTGCTCGATGTAACCGGGACCCGCTGGCAGGTGGAACTGGGCTCGGGCGACGCCGAAGCCGCCCCGACGATGGTTGCCGCCGACCGCGCTGCTCACGACGCCCGGCGCGCGGAAACGCGCCGCCATCCGCTGGTCGAGGCCACATTCGCAGCGTTTCCGGATGCGGAAATCGTTGAAACGGACGAGAACGCGCCCACATCCTATACAAGATCAGCCTGA
- a CDS encoding ETC complex I subunit — protein MTARIYQRPKSAMQSGKAKTAQWVLEFEPSEARRADPLMGWTGSGDTQSQVILTFPGKEEAKAYAERYGIIARVHQTPPKTLKLQAYSDNFR, from the coding sequence ATGACAGCCCGCATCTATCAACGTCCCAAGAGCGCCATGCAGTCCGGCAAAGCGAAAACCGCGCAATGGGTACTGGAATTCGAACCCTCCGAAGCCCGCCGCGCCGATCCGCTGATGGGCTGGACCGGCAGCGGCGACACGCAAAGCCAGGTCATCCTGACTTTCCCCGGCAAGGAGGAGGCGAAAGCCTACGCCGAACGCTACGGCATTATCGCACGCGTGCATCAGACCCCGCCGAAGACGCTGAAATTGCAGGCCTATTCGGATAATTTTCGTTAG
- the hrpB gene encoding ATP-dependent helicase HrpB, whose protein sequence is MASNLPIHAVLPDLLRALDNHGAAVLVAPPGAGKTTAVAPALLDQPWCDGEIILLSPRRVAARAAAERMAQMLGEKPGETVGYLTRMDTRRGPTTRILVMTEAIFVNRIVADPELPGVSAVLFDEAHERHLDSDLGLALALESRSVLREDLRICVMSATIDGARFADLLGPDAVTIESEGKAWPLRIEWLGSSPQARTEDAMTDAILTAWRGEEGDILAFLPGVREIDRTAERLEVRLPNVPVLPLHGQVDPASQRAAIARDRQGRRRIVLATAIAETSLTLDGVSVVVDSGLSRRAEHDVAAGTTHLVTTRSSQAAAGQRAGRAARLGPGVAYRLWEKAAHPGRPPYDPPEMLTADLAPLALTLAQWGARDIDGLPWLDTPPAAAMAAANRRLVGLGAVDETGRITDTGRKLAKLPMDPASAAMLLFGAENGAAWEAAKLALLLQERGLGGRGEDLAARMQRWDGERGKRADASRRLAARWATSAETLSAPVTEKQKPPLAILLATGRPDMVARRRDASGEQWLTAGGRGFVLDPASPLATAEWLVIGDAQGKAKAARITAAIRLEPEDVITHLAARIESRQVLNWNNDVARVEARLERRLGAITLASGPDPDPDSTVLVDMLVEKAVERLGTLLPPTLLARARHAGIAELSVEVLAARTDQWLAPLLEGRRDLGIGPAKLADAALATLDWDSRQRLDRLAPMRFTSPDGSTLKIDYAAEAGPTVSVRPQALFGLDTHPAIGQPPIPLMLELLSPGGKPIQLTADLPAFWRGSWRDVCRDMKGRYPKHRWPEEPWNERPSLKTKNAFARSARVN, encoded by the coding sequence GTGGCTTCGAACCTTCCCATTCACGCCGTTTTGCCGGATTTGCTGCGCGCCTTGGACAACCACGGTGCGGCCGTACTCGTGGCACCGCCTGGCGCGGGCAAGACCACCGCCGTCGCGCCCGCATTGCTGGACCAGCCGTGGTGCGACGGCGAGATCATCCTCCTCAGTCCGCGCCGGGTCGCGGCGCGCGCGGCGGCGGAGCGGATGGCGCAGATGTTGGGCGAAAAGCCGGGCGAAACGGTGGGTTACCTCACGCGGATGGACACAAGGCGCGGGCCGACCACGCGCATTCTGGTTATGACCGAAGCCATTTTCGTGAACCGCATCGTGGCCGATCCCGAACTACCCGGCGTCAGCGCCGTGTTGTTCGACGAAGCGCATGAGCGGCATCTGGACAGCGACCTTGGCCTTGCTCTGGCGCTGGAAAGCCGGTCCGTGCTGCGCGAGGATCTGCGTATCTGCGTCATGTCCGCCACGATCGATGGGGCGCGTTTTGCCGATTTGCTGGGTCCGGATGCGGTCACGATCGAAAGCGAGGGCAAGGCATGGCCGCTCAGGATCGAATGGCTTGGGTCGTCCCCGCAGGCGCGCACGGAAGATGCAATGACAGATGCGATCCTGACCGCATGGCGGGGCGAAGAGGGCGATATTCTCGCTTTCCTTCCCGGCGTGCGCGAGATTGACCGAACGGCCGAACGGCTGGAGGTGCGGTTGCCGAACGTGCCGGTCCTGCCGCTGCATGGACAGGTCGATCCCGCCAGCCAGCGCGCCGCAATCGCGCGCGATCGCCAGGGCCGCCGCCGGATCGTACTGGCGACCGCGATTGCGGAAACCTCCCTGACGCTGGATGGCGTTTCGGTGGTGGTCGATAGCGGGCTGTCGCGCCGTGCAGAGCATGACGTCGCGGCCGGCACCACGCATCTCGTCACAACCCGTTCCAGCCAGGCTGCGGCAGGCCAGCGAGCAGGGCGCGCCGCGCGGCTCGGGCCGGGTGTCGCCTATCGTCTTTGGGAGAAAGCCGCGCATCCCGGCAGGCCGCCATATGATCCGCCCGAGATGCTGACCGCCGATCTCGCTCCGCTGGCGCTGACGCTGGCGCAGTGGGGTGCGCGCGATATAGATGGTTTGCCATGGCTGGATACGCCGCCGGCAGCCGCAATGGCTGCGGCGAACCGGCGGCTGGTTGGATTGGGGGCGGTGGACGAAACCGGCCGGATTACGGACACAGGGCGCAAACTTGCTAAACTGCCAATGGACCCGGCCTCCGCCGCAATGCTGCTGTTCGGAGCGGAGAATGGTGCCGCGTGGGAGGCGGCGAAGCTGGCGCTCCTGTTACAGGAACGCGGGCTAGGCGGCCGGGGAGAAGACCTTGCCGCGCGGATGCAACGCTGGGACGGCGAGCGTGGGAAGCGGGCAGACGCTTCGCGCAGACTGGCGGCGCGGTGGGCAACATCGGCAGAAACGTTGTCAGCGCCTGTTACGGAAAAGCAGAAGCCGCCCCTCGCTATTCTGCTTGCTACTGGCCGGCCTGACATGGTGGCCCGCCGCCGCGATGCGTCCGGCGAGCAATGGCTGACAGCGGGAGGACGCGGCTTCGTTCTCGACCCGGCATCGCCGCTCGCGACAGCGGAATGGCTGGTTATCGGCGACGCGCAAGGCAAGGCCAAGGCTGCACGCATTACCGCTGCAATCCGGCTGGAGCCTGAAGACGTCATTACTCACCTCGCAGCGCGGATCGAATCGCGGCAGGTGTTGAACTGGAACAATGACGTCGCTCGTGTGGAGGCGCGGCTGGAACGGCGGCTGGGTGCGATCACGCTCGCCAGCGGGCCGGACCCCGATCCCGATTCGACAGTCCTTGTGGATATGCTTGTGGAAAAGGCTGTTGAGCGGTTGGGGACATTGCTTCCGCCGACGCTTCTGGCCCGCGCTCGCCATGCCGGAATTGCGGAACTGTCGGTCGAGGTGTTGGCGGCGAGAACCGACCAATGGCTCGCACCCTTGCTGGAGGGCCGCCGCGATCTTGGCATTGGTCCTGCGAAATTGGCAGATGCTGCGTTGGCGACGCTCGATTGGGATAGCCGCCAACGGCTCGACCGGCTGGCTCCGATGCGCTTCACCTCGCCCGATGGGAGCACGCTGAAGATCGATTACGCGGCCGAAGCGGGACCGACGGTTTCGGTGCGTCCGCAGGCGCTGTTCGGGCTGGATACGCATCCTGCCATCGGACAGCCGCCTATACCTCTCATGCTGGAACTGCTTTCGCCCGGTGGCAAGCCGATCCAGCTTACCGCCGACCTGCCCGCTTTCTGGCGCGGAAGCTGGCGTGATGTGTGCCGCGATATGAAAGGCCGCTATCCCAAACACCGCTGGCCTGAAGAACCGTGGAACGAGCGCCCCAGCTTGAAAACCAAGAACGCCTTTGCACGAAGCGCGCGCGTCAATTAA
- a CDS encoding polyprenyl synthetase family protein: protein MSAEIIPLKTRARSAAPTLDPMLTLTAQGMNSVNTVILDRMQSEIPLIPALAGHLISGGGKRLRPMLTLAGAELVGYTGTRHHRLAAAVEFIHTATLLHDDVVDGSDLRRGKAAANIIFGNPATVLVGDFLFSRAFELMTEDGSLKVLKILSGASAIIAEGEVDQLTAQRQIETSEERYLNIIGAKTAALFAAASRISAVVAECDERQEHALDDYGRNLGIAFQLVDDAIDYDSDAAEMGKDRGDDFREGKMTLPVILAYARGDEGERKFWREAISGHRTSDADLGEAIALIGRHDAVEATRERARHFAQRAVDAISIFPDGKARAAMAEAAMFAVARGY, encoded by the coding sequence ATGAGTGCAGAGATTATCCCCCTGAAAACGCGGGCCCGCTCCGCCGCTCCCACGCTCGATCCTATGCTGACGCTGACGGCGCAGGGCATGAACAGCGTGAACACCGTAATTCTCGACCGGATGCAGAGCGAGATACCGCTGATCCCGGCGCTGGCAGGGCATTTGATCTCGGGCGGCGGCAAGCGGTTGCGGCCCATGCTGACGCTGGCAGGCGCGGAACTGGTTGGGTACACCGGCACGCGCCACCACCGGCTGGCCGCCGCGGTGGAGTTCATTCACACCGCTACATTGCTGCATGACGATGTGGTGGATGGGAGCGATCTGCGCCGGGGCAAGGCGGCGGCCAACATTATCTTCGGTAATCCCGCCACCGTGCTGGTTGGCGATTTCCTGTTCAGCCGCGCGTTCGAGCTGATGACCGAGGACGGCAGTCTGAAAGTCCTGAAAATCCTTTCCGGCGCCAGCGCCATCATTGCGGAAGGCGAGGTCGATCAGCTGACGGCCCAGCGACAGATCGAAACCAGCGAGGAACGCTATCTCAACATCATCGGCGCAAAGACCGCCGCCCTGTTTGCCGCTGCCAGCCGCATCTCCGCCGTGGTGGCCGAATGCGATGAGCGGCAGGAACATGCGCTGGATGATTACGGCCGCAATCTGGGCATCGCATTCCAGCTGGTGGACGATGCGATCGATTACGATTCCGATGCGGCCGAAATGGGCAAGGACCGGGGCGACGATTTCCGTGAGGGCAAGATGACACTGCCGGTCATCCTTGCATATGCTCGCGGTGACGAGGGCGAGCGCAAATTCTGGCGCGAGGCGATCTCCGGCCACCGTACCTCCGATGCCGACTTGGGCGAAGCCATTGCCCTGATTGGCCGTCACGACGCGGTGGAGGCAACCCGCGAACGCGCGCGCCACTTTGCCCAGCGTGCGGTGGACGCAATTTCGATCTTTCCCGACGGCAAGGCCCGCGCCGCCATGGCCGAAGCCGCCATGTTCGCGGTGGCGAGAGGTTACTAA
- a CDS encoding chorismate mutase — MQTRSDDQRPDASTPDQVLAGYRKSIDNIDAALVHMLAERFRITQAVGAYKAKSSLPPADPNREQEQVARLRQLASEAELDPEFSEKFLRFIIDEVIRHHERAQEG, encoded by the coding sequence ATGCAGACACGAAGCGACGATCAGCGCCCCGATGCCTCCACGCCCGACCAGGTGCTGGCCGGTTACCGAAAGAGCATCGACAATATCGATGCCGCTCTGGTGCATATGCTGGCCGAACGGTTCCGCATCACGCAGGCGGTGGGGGCCTACAAAGCGAAATCCTCCCTCCCCCCGGCCGATCCGAACCGCGAACAGGAACAGGTCGCACGGCTGCGACAGCTAGCGAGCGAGGCGGAACTGGACCCGGAATTCAGCGAGAAATTCCTGCGCTTCATCATCGACGAGGTGATCCGCCACCACGAACGCGCGCAGGAAGGCTGA
- a CDS encoding NADH:flavin oxidoreductase/NADH oxidase family protein, whose translation MDDNPSLARPLPLPCGLVLPNRLAKAAMTEGLADAAGLPTTKLETLYRRWSDGGTGLLITGNIQIDADHLERAGNVVIDGVPDASRAAALASFAKAAKSGGSAVIAQLSHGGRQTPAPINPAPKAPSAVPLGAMPFIAFGQPQAMTADDIAIIERKFVDAAKVCHAAGFDGVQVHAAHGYLLSSFLSPLLNRRDDEWGGSLENRAKLLLDIVRKVRAECPAPFAISVKLNSADFQRGGFAIEDSERVAGWLDEAGMDLLEISGGTYEQTAMMGNKGDDDDGSRAGAQARTAAREAYFQEFAPRIRAALDRAKLMVTGGFRSRDGMEHALAEDGIDLIGIARPLIVDPDISKHLLGGYEETQRIENELRVGPGPLSPQSRFAAIKALNASATQAWYYEQLERLGAGEEVDPKGRILTAAMAFKKRDAAKLAAIKAAR comes from the coding sequence ATGGACGACAACCCAAGTCTCGCCCGGCCACTCCCCCTGCCCTGCGGCCTGGTGCTACCCAACCGGTTGGCAAAAGCGGCCATGACGGAAGGGCTGGCCGATGCCGCAGGATTGCCCACGACAAAGCTTGAAACGCTTTACCGCAGATGGTCGGATGGCGGGACGGGGCTGCTGATTACCGGCAATATTCAGATCGATGCCGATCATCTGGAACGTGCGGGCAACGTTGTGATCGACGGGGTGCCCGATGCTTCGCGCGCGGCTGCGCTGGCAAGTTTTGCCAAGGCGGCCAAGTCCGGCGGCAGCGCAGTCATCGCCCAGCTCAGCCATGGCGGGCGGCAAACACCCGCTCCGATCAATCCCGCACCCAAAGCGCCCAGCGCGGTACCGCTCGGTGCGATGCCATTCATCGCGTTCGGACAACCGCAGGCGATGACCGCAGACGATATCGCAATTATCGAGCGTAAGTTCGTGGACGCGGCGAAGGTTTGCCATGCCGCCGGGTTCGACGGGGTGCAGGTCCACGCGGCGCATGGCTATCTGCTATCCAGTTTTCTGTCTCCGCTTCTCAACCGGCGTGACGACGAATGGGGTGGCAGCCTGGAAAACCGGGCGAAGCTGCTGCTCGACATCGTGCGCAAGGTTCGCGCCGAATGTCCGGCCCCGTTCGCCATATCCGTGAAGCTAAATTCCGCCGACTTCCAGCGCGGCGGCTTTGCCATCGAAGATAGCGAGCGAGTTGCCGGCTGGCTCGACGAGGCCGGTATGGATCTGCTGGAGATCAGCGGCGGTACTTACGAGCAGACCGCGATGATGGGTAATAAGGGCGACGATGATGATGGTTCGCGTGCCGGGGCGCAGGCGCGCACAGCCGCGCGGGAAGCCTATTTCCAAGAGTTTGCGCCGCGTATCCGGGCTGCACTCGACCGGGCGAAGCTTATGGTGACGGGCGGATTCCGGTCGCGAGACGGGATGGAGCACGCGCTAGCGGAAGACGGCATCGATCTCATCGGGATCGCCCGCCCCCTGATCGTGGATCCCGATATCTCGAAACATCTGCTTGGCGGATATGAAGAAACGCAGCGCATAGAGAACGAGCTGCGCGTCGGTCCCGGCCCGCTATCCCCGCAAAGCCGGTTCGCCGCGATCAAGGCGCTGAACGCCTCGGCGACGCAGGCCTGGTATTACGAACAGCTGGAGCGGCTTGGCGCGGGTGAGGAAGTGGACCCGAAGGGCCGGATTCTGACAGCCGCGATGGCGTTCAAGAAACGCGATGCGGCAAAACTGGCGGCTATCAAGGCGGCGCGCTGA
- a CDS encoding sensor histidine kinase translates to MVAGEKNGAGRTADPSPDHPLAAGVDHVPVPRAIEAGKAPPHTGSLARRMMVIAAGWITILLLAGGFALERTLTDLVEDNFDDQLEYNMTGMITSAEIIDGEVWFSRSLGSQKFMEVDSGLYYQISADGYDPYPSRSLWDRTLDLRADHSVTTSQFYDSNQFANEPLRVLERSVQLPGSDTRWTFAVAASRDELVEQIGRVRSILVWSFAVLGLGLFIMAALQSIYGLRPLRRVRAAIQRIRTTGTNRVTDPLPLEVQPLVEELNALLAHSEKQAEEARTHAGNLAHALKTPLTVVNNAATAKAPDLPDTVIREATTMRRHVDHHLARARAVGRRAVGLASTPVCESAEAVRRAVERLYPNVRFDLDGKRDARVAIERQDLDEILGNLIENAAKYGGGSVFVTVDAESIGNERTGQCVIWVEDDGIGIPEEERIRIFDRGARLDTGKPGTGLGLAIVRDVAEIYGGGVELGESEDLGGLLVKLSLPRGPAQTDVPA, encoded by the coding sequence ATGGTAGCGGGGGAGAAGAACGGGGCCGGCCGTACCGCCGATCCCTCGCCCGATCACCCGCTGGCCGCCGGGGTCGATCATGTGCCGGTGCCCCGCGCTATCGAGGCGGGCAAGGCGCCGCCCCATACCGGCAGTCTCGCTCGGCGAATGATGGTTATCGCAGCTGGCTGGATCACCATCCTGCTGCTGGCGGGCGGGTTCGCGCTGGAGCGCACGCTGACCGATCTGGTCGAGGATAATTTCGACGATCAACTCGAATACAACATGACCGGCATGATTACCTCGGCCGAGATCATCGACGGGGAAGTCTGGTTCAGCCGCAGCCTCGGCAGTCAGAAATTCATGGAGGTCGATAGCGGCCTGTATTACCAGATCAGCGCCGACGGTTACGACCCCTATCCCAGCCGCTCCCTGTGGGATCGCACGCTGGACCTGCGCGCCGACCATTCGGTCACCACTTCGCAGTTTTACGACAGCAACCAATTTGCCAATGAGCCGCTGCGCGTTCTGGAGCGATCTGTGCAATTGCCCGGCAGCGACACCCGCTGGACCTTTGCGGTGGCCGCCAGCCGGGACGAACTGGTCGAACAGATCGGCCGTGTCCGGTCCATTCTGGTCTGGAGTTTCGCGGTGCTCGGCCTTGGGCTGTTCATCATGGCGGCGCTGCAATCCATCTACGGTCTGCGCCCGTTGCGACGGGTGCGCGCGGCGATCCAGCGCATCCGCACCACCGGCACCAATCGCGTAACCGATCCGCTGCCGCTGGAAGTGCAGCCGCTGGTGGAAGAACTGAATGCGTTGCTCGCGCATTCGGAAAAACAGGCGGAGGAGGCGCGCACCCACGCCGGCAATCTTGCCCATGCGCTGAAGACCCCGCTCACGGTGGTGAACAACGCCGCCACCGCGAAGGCGCCGGACCTGCCCGACACAGTGATCCGCGAAGCGACCACCATGCGCCGCCATGTCGACCACCATCTTGCGCGCGCTCGCGCTGTTGGCAGGCGAGCGGTTGGCCTTGCCTCGACGCCGGTTTGCGAAAGCGCAGAAGCGGTGCGCCGCGCAGTCGAACGGCTTTACCCGAACGTGCGCTTCGATCTTGATGGGAAGCGCGATGCGCGAGTCGCAATCGAACGGCAGGACCTGGACGAAATTCTCGGCAATCTGATCGAGAACGCCGCGAAATATGGTGGCGGAAGCGTGTTCGTAACCGTGGACGCCGAAAGCATCGGCAATGAACGGACCGGGCAATGCGTCATCTGGGTGGAAGATGACGGAATCGGCATTCCCGAAGAGGAGCGTATTCGCATCTTCGACCGCGGCGCGCGGCTGGATACCGGCAAGCCTGGAACAGGCCTGGGCCTGGCTATCGTGCGCGACGTGGCGGAAATCTACGGCGGCGGGGTGGAGCTTGGCGAAAGCGAGGATCTGGGCGGTCTGCTGGTCAAGCTCAGCCTGCCGCGCGGTCCGGCACAGACGGACGTACCGGCGTAA
- a CDS encoding response regulator transcription factor, protein MRILIVEDEPTLGQQLKSTLEQTGYAVDLSTDGEDGHFMGSTEEYDAVILDLGLPEIDGLTVLGMWRKEGRTFPVLVLTARDSWSDKVAGLDAGADDYLAKPFQTEELIARLRALIRRASGNTSSELMAGDVRLDTRSGRVTLKGEPVKLTAQEYKLLSYLMHHKGKVVSRTELIEHIYDQDFDRDSNTIEVFVTRIRKKLGAEVITTIRGLGYSLDDPDDQPRAV, encoded by the coding sequence ATGCGCATTCTCATCGTCGAAGATGAACCGACACTCGGCCAGCAGCTGAAATCGACGCTCGAACAGACAGGCTATGCGGTGGACCTTTCCACCGACGGCGAAGACGGGCACTTCATGGGCTCGACCGAGGAATATGACGCCGTGATCCTCGATCTCGGCCTGCCAGAAATCGACGGGCTGACGGTGCTCGGCATGTGGCGTAAGGAGGGCCGCACCTTCCCGGTGCTGGTGCTGACCGCGCGTGACAGCTGGAGCGACAAGGTTGCCGGGCTGGATGCGGGCGCCGACGACTATCTTGCCAAACCGTTCCAGACCGAAGAACTGATCGCCCGCCTGCGCGCGTTGATCCGCCGCGCGTCGGGTAACACCAGCAGCGAATTGATGGCCGGCGACGTGCGGCTGGATACGCGCAGCGGCCGGGTCACGCTGAAAGGCGAACCGGTCAAGTTGACCGCGCAGGAATACAAGCTGCTGAGCTATCTGATGCACCACAAGGGCAAAGTGGTAAGCCGGACGGAATTGATCGAACATATCTACGATCAGGATTTCGACCGCGATTCAAACACGATCGAGGTGTTCGTGACCCGCATTCGCAAGAAACTGGGTGCGGAAGTCATCACCACCATTCGCGGGCTTGGCTACAGTCTGGATGATCCAGACGACCAGCCGCGCGCGGTCTGA
- a CDS encoding PepSY domain-containing protein: protein MKKLFTRSLAATMAATLAFGGIVAPASAQPRTDQGEARKQMRAGKLISLRTIENRVRPMYPDHKYLGPSYDSTAMAYRLKFMKDGKVTYVDVDARTGRILRRWS from the coding sequence ATGAAAAAGCTGTTCACCCGAAGTCTCGCTGCGACGATGGCCGCTACATTGGCCTTTGGCGGCATTGTTGCGCCCGCGTCGGCCCAGCCTCGCACCGATCAGGGCGAGGCGCGCAAGCAGATGCGCGCAGGTAAGCTTATTTCCTTGCGGACGATCGAAAACCGGGTGCGCCCGATGTATCCCGATCACAAATATCTCGGCCCGTCCTATGACAGCACGGCTATGGCTTACCGCCTGAAATTCATGAAGGATGGCAAGGTTACCTATGTCGATGTCGATGCGCGGACCGGACGTATCTTGCGCCGCTGGAGCTGA
- a CDS encoding SIMPL domain-containing protein — translation MTRLLSLTAALPLTLLAAPLSAAEVTLESNGPVVELTVMEEVKARPDIVEIGAGVSTEARTAVAAMQSNAQQMSAVIARIKALGIDEDDIQTSGIRLNPQYDYNQNTRKQVFRGYEVVNQVSVTLREVDRTGPVLDALVASGATNLSGPGFRIEDETAAKDAARRAAMETALQRARDYAGMAGYSNVRLLSVNETVRNEMRPMGRVTMDAMTEEAASTPVQPGMVSTGVSVTITYEMTR, via the coding sequence ATGACCCGTCTTCTGTCACTCACCGCCGCATTGCCGCTTACGTTACTGGCAGCACCGCTTTCTGCGGCGGAAGTCACGCTGGAATCGAATGGTCCCGTCGTTGAACTGACAGTGATGGAAGAGGTGAAGGCGCGGCCCGATATCGTGGAAATCGGTGCGGGCGTATCGACCGAAGCGCGCACGGCGGTGGCCGCGATGCAGTCCAACGCCCAGCAGATGTCCGCAGTTATCGCGCGGATCAAGGCGCTCGGCATTGACGAAGATGATATCCAGACCAGCGGCATTCGCCTCAATCCGCAATATGATTACAACCAGAACACGCGCAAACAGGTCTTTCGCGGCTACGAGGTTGTGAACCAGGTCAGCGTAACCTTGCGCGAAGTGGACCGGACCGGCCCGGTACTGGATGCGCTGGTAGCTTCCGGTGCCACCAATCTGTCAGGTCCAGGTTTTCGAATCGAGGATGAAACCGCAGCAAAGGACGCGGCACGGCGCGCGGCGATGGAAACTGCGCTGCAACGCGCGCGCGATTATGCCGGAATGGCCGGCTATTCGAATGTGCGACTGCTGTCTGTGAACGAAACTGTGCGGAATGAAATGCGACCGATGGGCCGGGTAACGATGGACGCCATGACCGAGGAAGCGGCATCTACGCCTGTTCAACCCGGTATGGTCAGCACCGGCGTTTCGGTCACGATTACTTATGAGATGACCCGTTAA